In Asanoa sp. WMMD1127, one genomic interval encodes:
- a CDS encoding biotin carboxylase N-terminal domain-containing protein, whose amino-acid sequence MFSTVLIANRGEIALRVARTCRELGLRVAVVYSTEDRDSAVVRFADQAVCIGPGPARHSYLYLPAIMEAARQTGAEAIHPGYGFLSEQADFAEACEAEGLTFVGPPPAVIDRLGDKSTARAAMADAGLPLLPGTIEPVSDAEAVAKVAADIGYPVIVKAVAGGGGRGMQVVTEPDDLPRQYREIRSTAQSLFGDDRVYVERYLPAARHIEVQVLCDSHGNGIHLGQRDCSVQRRRQKIIEEAPAPGLPRGLVEQMGHAAVRGLLAAGYVGAGTVEFLVDDQHRFYFMEVNCRIQVEHPVTELTHGVDLVREQLRIAAGEPLDVSQEELKARGWAIECRINAEDPTRDFMPTPGRLTGLTLPAGPFVRVDTAAEAGGRISAAYDPLLAKVCVWAPDRPQALARMRRALAELSVEGPGLSTNRDFLLTALAHPQFVAGTHDTSLVGRLTDPENREES is encoded by the coding sequence GTGTTCAGCACCGTGCTCATCGCCAACCGCGGCGAGATCGCGTTGCGGGTCGCCCGGACCTGCCGCGAGCTGGGCCTGCGCGTGGCCGTCGTCTACTCCACCGAGGACCGGGACAGCGCCGTGGTGCGCTTCGCCGACCAGGCGGTGTGCATCGGACCCGGCCCCGCGCGGCACAGCTACCTCTACCTCCCGGCGATCATGGAGGCGGCCCGGCAGACCGGCGCCGAGGCGATCCACCCCGGCTACGGCTTCCTCTCGGAGCAGGCGGACTTCGCCGAGGCGTGCGAGGCCGAGGGCCTGACCTTCGTCGGCCCTCCCCCGGCCGTGATCGACCGGCTCGGCGACAAGTCCACCGCCCGCGCCGCGATGGCCGACGCCGGCCTGCCGCTGCTGCCCGGCACGATCGAGCCGGTCTCCGACGCGGAGGCGGTCGCCAAGGTCGCCGCCGACATCGGCTACCCGGTCATCGTCAAGGCGGTCGCCGGGGGTGGCGGCCGGGGCATGCAGGTGGTCACCGAACCCGACGACCTGCCCCGGCAGTACCGGGAGATCCGCAGCACCGCGCAGTCGCTGTTCGGCGACGACCGGGTCTACGTCGAGCGCTACCTGCCCGCGGCCCGCCACATCGAGGTGCAGGTGCTCTGCGACAGCCACGGCAACGGCATCCACCTCGGCCAGCGCGACTGCTCGGTGCAGCGCCGCCGGCAGAAGATCATCGAGGAGGCCCCGGCGCCCGGTCTGCCCCGGGGTCTCGTCGAGCAGATGGGCCACGCCGCCGTGCGCGGCCTGCTCGCCGCCGGCTACGTCGGGGCCGGCACGGTCGAGTTCCTCGTCGACGACCAGCACCGGTTCTATTTCATGGAGGTCAACTGCCGGATCCAGGTCGAACACCCGGTGACGGAGCTGACCCACGGCGTCGACCTGGTGCGCGAGCAGCTGCGGATCGCGGCCGGCGAGCCGCTCGACGTGTCGCAGGAGGAGCTCAAGGCCCGCGGCTGGGCGATCGAGTGCCGGATCAACGCCGAGGATCCCACCCGCGACTTCATGCCGACCCCGGGCCGGCTGACCGGGCTGACCCTGCCGGCCGGCCCGTTCGTGCGGGTCGACACCGCGGCCGAGGCCGGTGGCCGGATCTCCGCCGCGTACGACCCGCTCCTCGCCAAGGTCTGTGTCTGGGCGCCCGACCGCCCGCAGGCCCTGGCCCGCATGCGCCGGGCCCTCGCCGAGCTGTCCGTCGAGGGCCCGGGCCTCTCCACCAACCGCGACTTCCTGCTGACCGCGCTGGCCCACCCGCAATTCGTAGCCGGAACCCACGACACGTCGCTCGTCGGCCGGCTCACCGATCCGGAAAACCGGGAGGAATCATGA
- the accB gene encoding acetyl-CoA carboxylase biotin carboxyl carrier protein: MTSLMEPARTDGAAPLAEALEEVRRSAQSLLADLADRPRALRIRAGEVVVEMEWTDQQHAPVPVAVGAAPAPAPAPAPAPSPAPAEEAAFPPGAGICAPIVGTFYRSPEPGAAPFVSEGDQVRRGQQVGIVEAMKLMIPVEAEAEGRVVGLHVADGAPVEFGERLMTIDPQAA; this comes from the coding sequence GTGACGTCTTTGATGGAACCGGCGCGGACGGACGGTGCCGCGCCGCTCGCGGAGGCGCTCGAGGAGGTGCGCCGCAGCGCCCAGTCGCTCCTGGCCGATCTGGCCGACCGGCCGCGCGCGCTGCGGATCCGGGCCGGCGAGGTCGTGGTCGAGATGGAGTGGACGGACCAGCAGCACGCGCCCGTCCCCGTCGCCGTGGGGGCCGCCCCGGCGCCGGCGCCGGCGCCGGCTCCGGCGCCCAGCCCCGCTCCGGCCGAGGAGGCCGCTTTCCCGCCCGGCGCCGGCATCTGCGCGCCGATCGTCGGCACGTTCTACCGCTCGCCGGAGCCCGGCGCCGCGCCCTTCGTGTCCGAGGGCGACCAGGTCCGGCGCGGCCAGCAGGTCGGCATCGTCGAGGCGATGAAGCTGATGATCCCCGTCGAGGCCGAGGCCGAGGGTCGGGTCGTCGGGCTGCACGTCGCCGACGGCGCGCCGGTCGAGTTCGGCGAACGGCTCATGACCATCGATCCCCAGGCAGCCTAG